The nucleotide window TACGTCGGCAAGGCGGTCCGGCTGCGCGAGCGCCTGGCGTCCTACTTCACCAACGCGCGCGGGCACTCGGCGCGCGTCCTCGACCTGATCCGGCACACGCACGACTTCCGCACCACCGAGACCGGCTCGGAGCTGGCCGCCGCGCTCCTGGAGGCGCGGCAGATCCGCGCGCTGAAGCCCTCCTATAACCGGCAGCGGAAGCACCTCCCGCGCGTCGGCTTCCTGAAGCTCACCGACCGCGGAAGGTACCCGCGCCTCGCCGTGACGCGGCGGCTCGCCGCCGACCGCGCCACCTACCTGGGGCCTTTCCGCAGCCTCGAGGCCGCGGAGCGCGCGCAGGCCGTGCTGGGGCGGGTGTTCGGGCTCCGCACCTGCGCCGGCCGCCTGGCACCCTCGCCCGAGGTGACGCCGTGCCTCTCCGGGCAGGTGGGCGCCTGCACGGCGCCGTGCGCGGCGCGCGTGGCCGAGGCGGCGTACGGACGGCAGGTCGACGGCTTCCTCGCCTTCCTCGACGGGCGCGACGGCAGCGTGCTGGAGGCGCTCGCCGCCCGGCGCGACCGGCTCGCCGCCGCGCTTCGCTTCGAGGCGGCCGGCGGGGTGCAGCGCGACCTCGACCTGCTCGAGGGGGTGCGGCGGCGCCGGCGGACGCTCTCCTGGGTGGTCACGCGGCAGAACTTCGTCGTGCTGCTGCCGACCGCGGCGCGCGACGCAGCGCATCTCTACGCGGTGCTCGGCGGCCGGCTCGCGCTCGAGGCGCGCATCACGGCGACGGCGGACCTGGCGGCGGCGGTCGCCTTCGTGCGCCAGCGCTTCGCCGCCTACCAGGACGTGCCGCTGCGGCGCGAGGAGGTGGACGGCACGACCATTCTCGCCGCCTGGCTGCGCGACGGGCGGGCGAACGACGGCATCCTCCTCCCGCTCAACGGCCCCGATGCCATCGTCGAGCGCTTCGACGAGCTGGCGGTGACGGTGCGCGACCTCCGGCTCCCGGGGCCGCTCCCGGCGATCGACGATCTCGCGTGACGGCGCGTCGGCTGGTGGTGACCGCCGACGACTTCGGGGCCGCCCCCGAGGTGAACGCCGCTGTCGTCCGCGCGCACCGCGACGGCATCCTCACCAGCACGAGCCTCATGGTGACGGGCGACGCCGTCGAGGACGCGGTGCAGCTCGCGCGCGAGACGCCGAGCCTCGCCGTCGGGCTCCACCTCGTGCTCGCCCAGGGCCGGCCCGCCGCCCCGCCGGCGGAGATCCCCGGCCTCGTCGCCGCGGACGGCGCCTTTCGGCGTGCGCCCATCGACACCGGCATCCGCTACGCGTGGCAGTATCTCCTGGGCACCGGTCGAGCCCAGCTCCGGCGCGAGATCGAGGCGCAGCTCGCGGCGTTCGCCGCCACGGGCCTCCGCCTGGCGCATCTGGACGGGCACCTGAACATGCACCTGCACCCCATGGTGCTCCCCATCCTGCTCGAGCTGGCCCCGCGCTACGGCATTCGGGCGATGCGGCTCTCGCGCGAGGACCTGGGCGCCGCGCTCCGCTACGATCGGAGCCACTTCCCGCGCAAGCTCACGGAGGGCGTCGTGTTCCACGCCCTCGCCGCGTACGCGGCGCCGCGTCTCCGCGCGGCCGGCATCGCGACCGCCGACCGCGTCTACGGCATGCACCAGACCGGTCACGTCGACGAGCGCTATCTGCTCGCGCTCCTCGC belongs to Deltaproteobacteria bacterium and includes:
- a CDS encoding ChbG/HpnK family deacetylase, whose translation is MAARRAGERRHPPPAQRPRCHRRALRRAGGDGARPPAPGAAPGDRRSRVTARRLVVTADDFGAAPEVNAAVVRAHRDGILTSTSLMVTGDAVEDAVQLARETPSLAVGLHLVLAQGRPAAPPAEIPGLVAADGAFRRAPIDTGIRYAWQYLLGTGRAQLRREIEAQLAAFAATGLRLAHLDGHLNMHLHPMVLPILLELAPRYGIRAMRLSREDLGAALRYDRSHFPRKLTEGVVFHALAAYAAPRLRAAGIATADRVYGMHQTGHVDERYLLALLAALPPGVSELYCHPSEGVAPAMAPYQQGYDHAGELAALTSARVREAVRAGGVELVSYAELAR